From the Heptranchias perlo isolate sHepPer1 unplaced genomic scaffold, sHepPer1.hap1 HAP1_SCAFFOLD_60, whole genome shotgun sequence genome, the window cggtgcagaagcaaagggatttgggtgtccatgtacacaaatcactaaaagctcgggcacagataaaaaatcacagactaatggaatgttggcctttatctcgaggactggaatacaaaggggaggaagtgatgcttcggaacaagagggcataagcttaaatttagagctagggcgTCTAGCATTGAAATCAGGAATCTCTTTTTCactcaagggtagtggaaatctgctcaggctgattgaagtggaccctgtgatataatagaattttctgtcctgtcagacttggacatcttgtagatccatcttttaaaaaggtggaggaactcagttcaaagatggattccactcacttcatcacAAGTCCTCAATCACCTtgtcttatcatcgagatatcaaggacaagaaatactgtgtttaaaagaaagctgatttatttgacacttgtacagaattcTGATACTGCAGTCCAGTGAAAtggattattaacatcagaaacaaacccccaactgccagaatgaacacggttcagtcctggatgtgattaacagcagcaataacagcagaatccaacccctgcagtcagatgtgaactcgctggtgtattagTAGGCTGGATGagagagtgaatcccttcccacacacggagcagttgaacggcctctccccagtgtgaatacgttggtgtctcagtagatcccttgttcttttaaagttcttctcacagtcagaacattcaaagggtctcttatcagtgtgaacatgttgatgttcaaaggtaggatgaacgagtgaatctcttcccacacacggagcaggtgaacggcctctccccagtgtgagtacgttggtgtgtcagtagatccttttttcttttaaagctcttctcacagtcagaacatttaacaggtctcttatcagtgtgaacgagTTGATGTGCCAGAAGgctggatgaatgagtgaattccttcccacacacggagcaggtgaacggcctctcccgagtttgaactcgctggtgtctcagccggtgggatgatcgagtgaatttcttcccacacacggagcaggtgaatggcctctccccagtgtgaactcgctggtgcgtcagcaggtgggatgactgagtgaatcccttcccacacatggagcaggtgaacggcctctccccagtgtgtctgcgtcgatgagtttccagctgggatgggtaattcaatcccttcccacagtccacacatttccacggtttctccatcgtccttgtgtctctccaggttggacgatcaggtgaagcctcgtccacacacagaacacgtgtacggtttctccccgctgtgaaaggtgcgatgttttttcaggttgTTGAACAATCAGTGCactggagtttacaaaagtcctcactgtgaatacagaatagaaattcagaacaggcaattctagttgctatggaacattcttcctgctcattcccccagactgtaaatccccgtcccacacactcaccctcctccctctgctgaaatccaaacccatcgcaccatctccaacatttgggtTGGGTTGGAGGGCTTGAATCTGAGTTAGGAAATATAACTGGAGAAACATGATTCAATTTAGAAAGTAAACTATTCAAAACAAAATAACATGGATTATTGTAATTGATATAGTGCTTTCACGCCAAGTGGGAAAGAAGTGATGTCTGGGCTGTGGATGAGTGTTTGCGCCCGGTTAcacagcgtgtccctctctctccgcttcaaATTCGCTTCCTTTGTCTCACAGCCTCACGCACACATCCAACTGACTGGAGCCATTTAAAGCTTCTCTGAAGCCGtcgtttgtttctttacttgacccattaccaccctccttgccttgcagcctcatccctttttttgcttcatctctcctgccctccaccctatcacagaccttcccttttgttctttccctccccgccccctctttccctgcctctctaCTTGCTTAACAACTGATAATTCTTTAGCTTCAAGTTCTGACGAAACCTTAACTcgaatctgaaacgttaactctttctttctccacggatgctgcctgacttgctgaggatttccagcattttctctttatatttcacatttccagcatccgtagtattttgcttttgattggttaAACCTCGCCCTTCGAAACCCCATCACAGAAATATAAGCAAGATGTGTTTACAATGGCGGATGATCTTACCCAGAATGCCCCGCGAGGTAGAATACGGTTTATCTCAATTCGAAGGGGAGCAGCGCGCAAGCGTGGGAAGGCCCGGTGACCGGAGCATGCGCGGTGCTGGTCCTGGACACTGAGCGGGGCCGAGCGGAAtctcagcaacaccgagtgcggcTCAGACCCCGAATCAGAGCCGGGGGGCCCGGCGGACGGGCGCGCGGGGAGCCCCTGTCACCATTAAACCCCTCACCCAGCGCCTCCCCCTTCCGacccgccgcttcccggtttcttctcccgtttccaccgagtcTGACTCGCGACAAACTGAAGGAGCGACGCGCTCCCAGAATGCAAGGCGGGCctggggagcatgcgcagtctgagcGGAAAAATCAGCACCTtggatagaggggtttctggggcgcggcgGATTGTGGGGCCTTCGGCCGCCATTGGTCGCCGGGTGTCGGTCAGTGTTTTTTTGCCCGTGTCGCTCACAGAACCGTGTCCAGTGATACGGACTGAGGAGTTCAGAGccggtttgctgaacagacactgaccgtccAATGTAGAACAGTGTTTCTCAAACTTCTTTCCTCTTGACCCGGTGGAAGAAAAgcacttcccccagggacccaaaacgaaaatatcttctgactggagttttcatcaaatctcaataaaggtcagtccatgctcgctcttcacttcatttcaagtaataactaaaattagacatcgacgttacttgaacaacattttaaatacagtataaatacagtaaaagatCAGGTTCAGTTTTACTTACTTAATATGACGGGtgggtctgcctgttgttcatgatctccTTCCAATCTGGATCAAGAGATGAAAGCGCTGCACGCAgatcaggtgcgctgttgagtcggtttctttctcttgtttttaaccttctcaaagtcgaaaatcccagtttGCACATGTcggttgttgtgaacggcagcaataacagaacactaatcttattctacagaggatattctttgaaagcactgatcgaaaaatatgacaaactgaatgacttgtggcgtgttttcagtgtgttatcacaggtgagtcgcatcagctcgttttcttgctcaggcatcaagtttcgcttcattattgattcaggattttcgaaagcaaaaggatctttcacccaacgcttttccatcaaattttcaaatccgtctgcagggaagtagcgatcaaaatggtcagacagagcagcgagatgtaattGTATGACAcagttcatttcattccctttatcttcgtCGATACAgttctctccaccccagagggttgtgggtgttcagtcgtttagtgtattcaagattgagtttgatagatttttgtacaaggcaatcaagggatatggggatcgggcagttaAGAGCAGATgatccattgaatggcggagcaggctcgaggggccgtatggccgacgcctgctcctatttgttatgttcttatcctgccagaggtgcggtgcccagagctgaacacagtCCTCTAAAtgagctctaaccagagctctgaataactgtgacataacttccactcctttttatttCATGTCCCTTGAAATAAACATCAAAATACCATgaacaatttaaattatttttccaccttttagtgaattctgtacttggtcTCATTAatccctctgctcatccacagttcctagtttcttgccctttagaaaatactctgatcgatctttttatggtccaaaatggatgacctcacacttccccacgttgaactccagcTGCCACAatttcacccactcacttaatctatcaatgtcctttgcaactttctgctcccatctataataTTGACGGTGCaagctaacttagtgtcatcagcacactTGTATAAAAGGCTCtcttcataagaatataagaaataggagcaggagtaggccatacggccccgcgagcctgctccgccattcaatcagatcatggctgatcttcgacctcatctccactttcccgccccatccccatatcccttgattctattcgcgtccaaaaatctatcgatctcagctttgaatacattcaacgactgagcatccacagccctctggggtggagaattccaaagattcacaaccctttgagtgaagtaatttttcctcatgtccatgctaaatggccaatcccttatcttgATACTCTGACCtcaagttcttgactctccagtcaggggaatcagcctctccgcatctatcctgtcaagccgtctgataattttacacgtttcaatgcgatcatctctcattcttctaaactccagcgaatataggccaattttacacaatatgtcCTCatagtacaattgcagcaagtcctcatTCCTCTTATAttgcaacacccttgcaataaaagctaacatatcatttgccttcctcactctcattagacccttggtagctcactatttccagtatatttGTCATCTATTCCTTCTATAGGAAAAATAAATTAACGTTGAAAACATTTTGCTGTAATTATACcagtttatgttttggaaacaatatccagctgAACTGCAACAAATTCGATGGCAAACTTAATGATGGAAATAATTTAATAAGAATACTGaaatgcgatggccgggaatcgaacccgggttaactgcttggaaggcagctatgctcaccactataccaccatcgctgacaatCAGGGATGATCAAATTGCTCTCaaacatcagaccctgaacagacactgcaggctgttggattttgttcttcattgaaactggtttctgacggatcctttctcgctctgttgcagttcccgtttccgcccagtagatgacgccaacccccaatcaatggaaattacacaacagccagtaattcttcacctgatatcggactgaagagacagtcgatacctgcaatacttgaccggctggaaatacattttgccgcagctcacatcagccattgagtaaagttagataattacattaaatcattacagagacctgactaccagctgggcacgaatggcagcttcatattcaagtctataagatcgttagaaaggaaagggaaagagggaaaggaggaggagcagcaatattactaaaggacaatattacagcagttcaaagatagaatatcagtgagggtgagcgggcagtgtaaacactctgagagagacccaaggAGAGCAAGGTTCATGTAattgatgcaatatatttggattttccgaaggccttcgataaggtaatgCATTGtccactcatggctaagttcagagcacgtgggtTCAGGGACAGGTGATAGAATGGTTTGCAAgctggcaacaaaacagaaaacagagaatagaggttaagggtagttactcagattgtcaaaaaggtgggaagtggagttccacagggatcggtgttaggaccaccgttcacaatttacattaacaattcgggactcgagaatcggaagtacaatttcaaaatttgtggacgacaacaaattgggcgatgtagttaatacaaaggaagaatgcatcaaaatgcaagaggacattaataaagttgcagaatgaagaataaggaggtcacacactgcttggataataagagtcgaaaCGGGCTAGAGTAGCAAATGGATCTCGTGGTACAGATATAAAaattactgaaagtagcgacgcaagttaataaggtcacaaaaaggcaaatcaaacaatGAGATtcattctagagagatagaattgaaaatcaaagaagttatgttaaaatagtaTGGAactttggttcgaccacacttggagtactgtgcacagttctggtctccatattatataaaggacttagaaggtgcaaaaaagattctcatgatacgagaaatgagaggatattcttattgggaaatgctgaacagactgggggtcttttcactcgaaaagagaaggctgaggggtgacttgatagaggtcttatgatagggtttcatagggtagacatagagaaaatgtttccacttgtggggagtccaaaactaaaggtaataaatataaaatagtcgctaataaatccaatagggaattcaggagaaactgctttacccaaagagtggttagaatgtggaaaatgctaccacaaggagcagctcaggcaaatagcacaggtgcatttaaggggaagctagagaaacacatgaggaaggAGGGAATCGAAGGGTattctgatagagttagatgaagtagggagggagcagcctcgtgtggagcataaacggcaacacagaccagttgggccgaatggcctgtttctgtgccgtagtttcgatgtaactcgatgtaaaggctcttttcagagccacccactgtatctgtgaaagggctggttactgtctgaagggagacgctgatatcatgctaccagcgtggctttgagctgctttattCTCGTTGTagccgagatgaggtattaatgggactggagtcagggcaccgaccacagtccggtaATTTAAATGGTGACTTATGGACCCcagtccacacatcaccagatttcttgtgtTTATTTGaaatacttgccatgctgggctcgtaaagcatcaccagaactgctcgactaacctttctacatctgtgggattcagcgcttcgctccctttctgttctattttgttagattatttacataacgcattaaacacactggggaatcattgaaatgtaactctgcacagaaacaaataacagtgaattgcctggtgctcAGGAGATCAGAAACATTACTCGCCTTTTGTCTTGTTGACTAATGAACCGAGTTTAGAGTCCAGCtatccgctttggttccatatgggggattgaacagagagggagggagcggaggagacagtgaaaaacagagcagagagcggcctctgatcttccagctccacctccagctttctccatccgccaatttcaaaccgtttatcgataatagaaccgaaacacagcgctccgcacaaacccttacagactcgggcttcatattcaaagaTTTCCAGAAatccggagcttttaaataagccccgttgcaattaacagtcagtaatattcctgccgaaATACAATCCCTTCgttaacaagtcaacccgcctccttccatttcagtcccagacccgattctatctccccacacattccctcccagacgggttcagcagttcacaaacactttattccagctgatgTTGAGAATCTCatctgttggggtttgagttatgacgcggagtttctccaccagtgttaccTTCTCACAGAGACACTTGCCCTCAATCTGGGAAAAGATGATGAccttgaactgggactggagccgaacacatccccagttacagtgaggcccggcccggacatcccattccctctgttttatatcagacaatatcacaccttcatgtccagcattagagaaagacaaacatacactgtcagtcttacacttcctatcagtgtgttcatctcCAGCACCAGAAAGCGAGATAAAGCGAGACAGATACGGTGAGAGATAGCgcggagagacacagtgccagagtatcagttgcagactgagctgcaaagCTAAGtgttatccagaaagatcccattggagagacaaaagatgcaatctcatctctcactgatattggaccagaggcagacacactattaatcccaccctcagttcagagagtgaaaaaacaatgggccacatttgactctctcttgcctgttgtacttTATTCTGTTTTGCAGCAGAGGGACGTTCGGTATTACTCTCAGTCATCGAGAGTATTACtctgattaaattaatctgggacTTCTGCTATCGGATATTAATCCTACATGGTCCCGACAAACAcaccgactcactctttcctccatgtttttccaggattggtttgagaaatccttccTCCAGTTTCTTCCTCACGCGTCAGTTTCATCATAAAAGGGTCCAAGAATGAACAGAGCCCATTGGCTCATTTcagagccgcccactttatcactgaaaggctctttaccatcaaaagataccgagagaaacagcagggatggaaacatctagtttaatagttagagattgtaaagtcagtctggattccagcgttaggcactggtggaatcccatctgtttcccattctggtgcctgttcctgcactgcctgtggaccccattccctctgacctttcccccagacccacttcctttgctcagactctgaaaaattccaattggggaaagtttccatcgatttttgtattgggaattaaaccagatatctgcgcatgcgtgactcagccccgcccccagcgctggccgttggtgagcagaagagcgcatgcgcgctcccctcccccagctcggcctgtgggcgccattccctcagtgagcggaagaagatggtttaaaacagccgggaatggagagatcacggcccccgggggaagggagcaaagagcagcctcgttacagcagctcatcgcttcgggaccgtgtccgcagatgggctcagagatcggcattgagtccgggggaaggtcagggggagtccgggggctgtttgtaagaggcggagtggataaggaactggtcccggaacatggagtgagcgggggaagggagaggtcattctcgggctgggtgtgtccagggtgtgtccaggggaagggagacagaatgggaagaacctgctatttaaaatcattgctgctttctctccccaaatcagtggtgaatgttcctggttcagttccagtctcaccccgttactggacagtgaacagtcaggatgtggggagttagacaaacagtatctattgcaggcaccaggtgagaagtgtgaaggacacattttaaacagcggttgCTTGGTTTCgggtgaacggttagtcccatgttcGAGGAGTTGAGAAACCTGACCGGTtaaaaaggtccctgccccatcgggtagtcccattcacggatcagtgcaggggttgggttgtgtctggatgtcacgaaattgttttaaaatcgtcgaacacacctggtgtgcagaaacTGAGtgttgcagtactgcagtggagtcagacattgacactgtttgtatcactggttttcatttgtggatattcaaaatgatcattaacagagatattaaactgatcacttttgtattttctacctcacctgttcctgagtaacaagagataattttctttctacaggcaaatccttgaaggatccagaatgaatgtgatgtttcctccacccgaggcacaaggaacagtgcagccagctccttctcacacacagtaagtacggAATCACAGACAGCTCATCagctccacagtctcagacagcagaagtcgtcagtcccacactgatcccaagacccagggacacattttcaatctcactgtcaaacagagcaggtgaggcagacactgttccatttccccctaactcagtcccgctgacaggtggatacataaagcccagtccaaaatcacactctcggattgaaaggcactgtgtcaatctcacaatagggcaac encodes:
- the LOC137316732 gene encoding zinc finger protein 664-like; the protein is MEKPWKCVDCGKGLNYPSQLETHRRRHTGERPFTCSMCGKGFTQSSHLLTHQRVHTGERPFTCSVCGKKFTRSSHRLRHQRVQTRERPFTCSVCGKEFTHSSSLLAHQLVHTDKRPVKCSDCEKSFKRKKDLLTHQRTHTGERPFTCSVCGKRFTRSSYL